A window of the Lactuca sativa cultivar Salinas chromosome 5, Lsat_Salinas_v11, whole genome shotgun sequence genome harbors these coding sequences:
- the LOC128126122 gene encoding mannan endo-1,4-beta-mannosidase 4-like — protein sequence MPGKGNAVLKGDCKGKCHPSTINDSFVETRTHHFLVNGKPLYFNGFNAYWLMCMASDPSTRVKVTDAFQESSKIGMNLVRTWAFSDGGNKPLQTSPGFYDEDMFKGLDFVISEAKKYGIHLILSLVNNWDDFGGKKQYVQWARDHGGQYLNSDDDFFTNVVVKGYYKNHLKTILTRRNSITGVDYKDDSTIFAWELMNEPRCQSDLSGKFLQEWIVEMAAEIKSIDKNHLLEIGLEGFYGESMPEKKQNNPGYEVGTDFITNNGVNNVDFATIHLYPDQWVPGASDEARAKFVEKWINAHIEDCDSILRKPLLIAEFGKSSWSSGYTVEARDEYFGGIFNTAYESARNRGSCSGTTFWQVMAEGMDNWGDGYQVVLDQNPSTAAIIAKQSQRISSLNSSTNLEFSPVAVEK from the exons ATGCCAGGAAAAGGAAATGCAGTTCTAAAAGGAGATTGCAAGGGTAAATGCCACCCGTCAACCATTAACGATAGTTTTGTGGAGACAAGGACACATCATTTCTTGGTTAATGGAAAGCCGTTGTATTTTAATGGCTTTAACGCCTACTGGTTAATGTGTATGGCTTCTGATCCATCTACAAGGGTGAAGGTCACAGATGCATTTCAAGAATCTTCCAAGATAGGAATGAACCTGGTTAGGACTTGGGCTTTTAGTGATGGTGGCAACAAACCCCTGCAAACCTCTCCCGGTTTTTACGATGAGGACATGTTTAAG GGATTGGATTTTGTGATATCAGAAGCGAAAAAGTATGGGATTCACTTGATTCTCAGCTTGGTTAATAACTGGGATGATTTTGGAGGTAAAAAACAATATGTTCAGTGGGCAAGGGATCATGGAGGACAATACTTGAATAGTGATGATGATTTCTTTACTAACGTTGTAGTTAAAGGATATTATAAGaatcatttgaag ACCATTCTTACGAGACGCAACTCAATCACCGGGGTTGACTACAAGGATGATTCCACCATCTTTGCATGGGAGCTAATGAACGAACCCCGCTGCCAGTCTGATCTATCAGGGAAATTTCTACAG GAATGGATAGTAGAAATGGCAGCTGAAATAAAGTCCATTGATAAGAACCATCTTCTCGAAATCGGACTTGAAGGGTTTTATGGGGAATCAATGCCTGAAAAGAAGCAAAACAATCCGGGCTATGAAGTAGGGACCGACTTCATTACAAACAACGGCGTCAACAATGTGGATTTTGCTACAATCCATCTGTATCCCGACCAATG GGTTCCGGGAGCTAGCGATGAAGCTCGAGCTAAATTTGTTGAAAAATGGATTAATGCACATATTGAGGATTGTGATTCCATCTTGAGAAAACCTTTACTGATTGCAGAATTTGGCAAGTCCTCTTGGTCTTCAGGTTACACCGTAGAAGCAAGGGATGAGTACTTTGGTGGGATATTCAACACGGCCTATGAAAGTGCAAGAAACCGGGGGTCGTGTTCAGGTACAACTTTTTGGCAAGTCATGGCGGAAGGAATGGATAACTGGGgtgatgggtaccaagttgtcttGGACCAAAACCCCTCCACTGCTGCAATAATTGCCAAGCAGTCTCAAAGAATTTCATCACTCAACTCTTCAACCAACCTAGAGTTCTCTCCCGTTGCTGTTGAAAAATAA